A stretch of Gossypium hirsutum isolate 1008001.06 chromosome A06, Gossypium_hirsutum_v2.1, whole genome shotgun sequence DNA encodes these proteins:
- the LOC107939154 gene encoding putative uncharacterized protein DDB_G0292636 gives MDCKKVEGRDCKSTDYKKFEGHDHISVNHKKVEGHDHKSADRNKVEVRDRKSTNRKKAEGHDCKLMDHKKAEGRVLKSIDRKKAEGRDCKSVDNKKEEGHDRKLTDRKKVEDCDHKSTGCKKANGRDHKSMDCKKVKGHDRDSTNRKKAKGHDRKSMDHKKSNVVIMN, from the coding sequence ATGGACTGTAAGAAAGTTGAAGGTCGTGATTGTAAATCAACGGACTATAAGAAATTTGAAGGTCATGATCATATATCAGTGAACCATAAGAAAGTCGAAGGTCATGATCATAAATCAGCAGATCGTAACAAAGTTGAAGTTCGTGATCGTAAATCAACAAACCGTAAGAAAGCCGAAGGTCATGATTGTAAATTAATGGACCATAAGAAAGCCGAAGGTCGTGTTCTTAAATCAATAGACCGTAAGAAAGCCGAAGGTCGCGATTGTAAATCAGTGGACAATAAGAAAGAAGAAGGTCATGATCGTAAATTAACAGACCGTAAGAAAGTAGAAGATTGTGATCATAAATCAACGGGCTGTAAGAAAGCCAATGGTCGTGATCATAAATCAATGGACTGTAAGAAAGTCAAAGGTCATGATCGTGATTCAACGAATCGTAAGAAAGCCAAAGGTCATGATCGTAAATCAATGGACCATAAAAAGTCAAACGTCGTGATCATGAATTAG